A stretch of Bacillus pseudomycoides DNA encodes these proteins:
- the tagD gene encoding glycerol-3-phosphate cytidylyltransferase, translated as MKKVITYGTFDLLHWGHINLLKRAKDLGDYLIVAVSSDEFNKLKSKKSYHSYENRKMILEAIRYVDEVIPEHNWEQKTKDVVNHDVDIFVMGDDWEGEFDELSAYCEVVYLPRTAGISTTKIKRELVQVAR; from the coding sequence ATGAAAAAGGTAATTACATACGGCACTTTTGATTTATTGCACTGGGGACATATTAACTTATTGAAGAGAGCGAAAGATTTAGGAGATTATTTAATTGTTGCTGTTTCTTCAGATGAGTTTAATAAATTAAAGAGTAAAAAATCTTATCATAGCTACGAGAATCGTAAAATGATTTTAGAAGCGATTCGTTATGTAGATGAAGTAATTCCTGAACATAATTGGGAGCAGAAAACAAAAGATGTGGTTAATCATGATGTAGATATTTTTGTTATGGGTGATGATTGGGAAGGTGAATTTGACGAATTAAGTGCATATTGTGAAGTTGTCTATTTACCACGTACAGCTGGAATTTCAACAACAAAAATTAAAAGGGAACTAGTGCAAGTTGCTAGATAA
- a CDS encoding CDP-glycerol glycerophosphotransferase family protein, giving the protein MIREVIVEIYLILVAVLHSMMRIFPIKKKVTFIMSYGENLFFIYEEIQRQGINCEVVFLYKPTCKYEVDSYSNVKSYKFETKNVFHTIKSIYHLSTSQYVIIDNYFGSLAKIKFKKGVECIQIWHAAGAFKKFGLLAPAFKKRSLRAQKRFMDVYKNFHKIVVGSEALGDIYKKAFNLSDSNILKTGIPRTDLFFDERSQQKVKDNLFIVNPNLKDKKVILYAPTFRDKELVDFDLHLDIDKMYRQLKGEYILIVKLHPAIRNTCNYEEKYEGFYMIIPLSKYK; this is encoded by the coding sequence ATGATTAGAGAAGTAATTGTAGAAATTTACCTCATTTTAGTTGCAGTTTTACATAGTATGATGAGAATATTTCCGATTAAAAAGAAAGTAACTTTTATTATGTCTTATGGAGAAAATTTATTCTTTATTTATGAGGAAATACAGCGCCAAGGTATTAATTGTGAGGTGGTTTTTCTATATAAACCTACATGTAAATATGAAGTAGATAGCTATTCTAATGTGAAATCTTATAAATTTGAAACGAAAAATGTATTTCACACTATTAAATCCATTTATCATCTATCTACTTCCCAATATGTTATTATTGATAATTATTTCGGATCGTTAGCGAAAATCAAATTTAAAAAGGGCGTAGAGTGTATTCAAATATGGCATGCCGCGGGTGCTTTTAAGAAATTCGGATTATTAGCTCCTGCTTTTAAAAAAAGAAGTTTACGAGCTCAAAAAAGGTTTATGGATGTCTATAAAAACTTTCATAAAATTGTTGTAGGTTCGGAAGCACTTGGGGATATTTACAAGAAAGCTTTTAATTTATCGGATAGTAATATATTAAAAACAGGTATTCCAAGAACGGATTTGTTTTTTGATGAACGGAGCCAACAGAAAGTTAAAGATAATCTTTTTATAGTAAATCCCAATTTAAAAGATAAAAAGGTTATTTTATATGCGCCAACTTTTAGAGATAAAGAGTTAGTAGATTTTGATTTACATCTAGATATCGATAAGATGTATAGGCAATTGAAAGGTGAGTATATCCTTATAGTCAAGTTGCACCCAGCAATACGAAATACATGTAATTACGAAGAAAAGTATGAAGGTTTTTATATGATTATTCCTTTATCCAAATATAAATGA
- a CDS encoding CDP-glycerol glycerophosphotransferase family protein, whose amino-acid sequence MGFIRRIKNHRIVKKLCKAVFLFCSCLPPKKKLILFESYSGKQYSCNPRAMYEYMLQNDMDFQMVWSVNKNCTAQFDKENIPYVKRFSIRWFILLARAQYWVTNSRMPLWLPKPNHTTYVQTWHGTPLKKLAGDMKEVHMPGTTTEKYKDNFHREAQNWDYLLSPNVYSTEIFKRAFQFQKTVVEAGYPRNDFLYVNNNSKAIDTLKKQNGLPIDKKIILYAPTWRDDQFYSKGRYKLDLQLDLNLLQKQLGSDYIILLRMHYLVAEQFDLEPYKGFVYDFSKHVDINELYLLSDLLITDYSSVFFDYANLKRPIIFYTYDIDSYRDKLRGFYFDLETEAPGPVVMNTEEVLEEILRFETLGLGEFAGKYNTFYNNYCYLEDGFASKRVVEKIFFGEAQ is encoded by the coding sequence ATGGGATTTATAAGAAGAATAAAAAATCACCGTATTGTAAAGAAGCTATGTAAAGCAGTATTTCTATTCTGTAGTTGTTTGCCTCCCAAAAAGAAATTGATTTTATTTGAAAGTTATTCTGGAAAACAATATAGTTGTAATCCACGTGCTATGTATGAATATATGTTACAAAATGACATGGACTTTCAAATGGTTTGGAGTGTAAATAAAAATTGCACGGCACAATTTGATAAAGAAAATATCCCATATGTAAAAAGATTTTCGATTCGTTGGTTTATTTTGTTAGCGCGTGCACAGTATTGGGTAACAAATAGTAGAATGCCACTTTGGCTTCCGAAACCTAATCATACTACTTATGTACAAACTTGGCACGGTACACCTCTTAAGAAACTAGCGGGTGATATGAAAGAAGTTCATATGCCAGGTACAACAACTGAAAAGTATAAGGACAACTTTCATCGTGAAGCACAAAACTGGGATTATTTACTTTCCCCTAATGTATATTCGACTGAAATATTTAAGAGGGCTTTTCAATTTCAAAAAACTGTTGTTGAAGCAGGATATCCTCGCAACGATTTCTTATATGTAAATAATAATTCTAAGGCAATCGATACATTAAAGAAACAGAATGGATTACCTATAGATAAAAAAATTATTTTATATGCCCCAACGTGGCGAGACGATCAGTTTTATAGTAAAGGTCGATATAAATTAGATTTACAATTAGATTTAAATCTTTTGCAGAAACAATTAGGTTCAGATTATATCATTTTGTTACGCATGCACTACTTAGTTGCAGAACAGTTTGATTTAGAACCGTATAAAGGGTTTGTGTATGATTTCTCTAAGCATGTCGATATAAATGAGCTGTATTTACTATCTGACTTGTTAATTACAGATTACTCTTCAGTCTTTTTTGACTATGCGAATTTGAAACGACCAATCATTTTCTACACGTATGATATTGACTCGTATCGTGATAAGTTAAGAGGTTTTTATTTTGACTTAGAGACAGAAGCCCCTGGTCCAGTTGTGATGAATACGGAAGAAGTGCTTGAGGAAATATTAAGATTCGAAACTCTAGGTTTGGGTGAATTTGCAGGGAAATATAATACCTTCTATAATAATTATTGTTATTTAGAAGATGGTTTTGCTTCTAAACGAGTAGTAGAGAAAATATTCTTCGGAGAGGCACAGTAA
- a CDS encoding ABC transporter permease — protein MNSMIMVLKEQINSLYLIKRLSIYQVKSTNNNNYLGLVWEVLNPLIQMSIYWFVFGFGIRGGQGVNGVPFVYWLSAGLVVWFFVQPAMLQASKSIYTRLNMISKMSFPMSVIPSFVIMSNLYQHLILIGIVTILFLVTGQGISIHYIQLVYYMFATLMLIFSLSLITSTLATIVRDVQMIVQSIMRMLLYLTPILWTPEKLPSFLQKIMQLNPFCYIVDGYRASLLGTSWFYQDLNYALYFWSFVLVTLLIGATLHVKFRKHFADYL, from the coding sequence ATGAACTCAATGATTATGGTATTAAAAGAACAGATAAACAGCCTGTATTTAATTAAGCGTTTATCTATTTATCAAGTAAAAAGTACAAATAATAATAATTATTTAGGACTTGTGTGGGAAGTTTTGAATCCTCTCATACAGATGAGTATTTATTGGTTTGTATTCGGCTTTGGGATTCGGGGTGGTCAAGGAGTAAATGGAGTACCATTTGTTTATTGGTTATCTGCAGGGCTTGTTGTATGGTTTTTTGTACAACCAGCAATGCTACAAGCATCTAAGTCTATTTATACAAGGTTAAATATGATTTCGAAGATGAGTTTTCCAATGAGTGTTATCCCAAGCTTTGTAATTATGTCTAATCTTTATCAGCATTTGATTCTTATCGGTATTGTGACAATTTTATTTTTAGTAACGGGTCAAGGTATTTCTATTCATTATATTCAGCTTGTTTATTATATGTTTGCTACCCTTATGTTAATATTTTCACTCTCCTTAATTACGTCAACGTTAGCAACAATTGTGAGAGATGTTCAAATGATTGTTCAATCAATTATGCGAATGTTGCTATACTTAACGCCTATATTATGGACACCTGAAAAATTACCATCGTTTCTTCAAAAAATTATGCAGTTAAATCCATTTTGCTATATTGTAGATGGATATCGTGCTTCTTTACTAGGAACAAGTTGGTTTTATCAAGATCTAAATTATGCATTATATTTTTGGTCGTTTGTCCTTGTTACGTTGTTAATTGGTGCAACGCTACATGTGAAATTTAGAAAGCACTTTGCAGATTATCTATGA
- the galU gene encoding UTP--glucose-1-phosphate uridylyltransferase GalU → MKKVRKAIIPAAGLGTRFLPATKAMPKEMLPIVDKPTIQYIVEEAIESGIEDIIIVTGKGKRAIEDHFDHSFELEQNLLSKGKHEILEKVQESSKINIHYIRQKEPKGLGHAVWCARKFIGNEPFAVLLGDDIVQADTPCLRQLMNEYEQAHSSVIGVQTVPEDETHRYGIIDPLEQKGRSYQVSKFVEKPAKGTAPSNLAIMGRYVLTPEIFMFLENQQTGAGGEIQLTDAIQRLNEIQRVFAYDFEGKRYDVGEKLGFIQTTVEMALQHEELKNELLDYMKKLVESEMVCN, encoded by the coding sequence TTGAAAAAAGTAAGAAAAGCTATTATTCCAGCTGCAGGATTAGGAACTCGATTCTTACCAGCAACGAAAGCAATGCCAAAAGAAATGTTACCGATTGTTGATAAGCCAACAATTCAATATATTGTGGAAGAGGCAATTGAGTCTGGGATTGAAGATATTATTATTGTAACGGGAAAAGGAAAACGTGCAATTGAAGATCATTTCGATCACTCTTTTGAGTTAGAACAAAATTTACTATCAAAAGGGAAACATGAAATTCTTGAAAAAGTACAAGAATCTTCAAAGATTAATATTCACTATATTCGTCAAAAAGAGCCTAAAGGGTTAGGACATGCTGTTTGGTGCGCGCGTAAATTCATTGGGAATGAGCCATTTGCAGTACTACTTGGTGATGATATTGTTCAAGCGGATACACCATGCTTACGTCAATTAATGAATGAATATGAGCAGGCACACTCATCAGTAATCGGTGTGCAAACAGTACCAGAAGATGAAACACATCGCTATGGTATTATTGATCCGTTAGAGCAAAAAGGTCGTAGTTATCAAGTAAGTAAATTCGTTGAAAAACCTGCTAAAGGGACAGCACCATCTAACTTAGCAATTATGGGACGTTATGTGTTAACACCAGAAATCTTTATGTTCTTAGAAAATCAACAAACAGGAGCAGGCGGAGAAATTCAGTTAACAGATGCGATTCAGCGTTTAAATGAAATTCAACGTGTATTTGCATATGATTTCGAAGGAAAACGCTATGATGTCGGAGAAAAGCTTGGATTCATTCAAACAACTGTTGAAATGGCGCTACAACATGAAGAATTAAAGAACGAGCTATTAGATTATATGAAAAAATTAGTGGAAAGCGAAATGGTTTGTAACTAA
- the spoIIID gene encoding sporulation transcriptional regulator SpoIIID, whose protein sequence is MHDYIKERTIKIGKYIVETRKTVRVIAKEFGVSKSTVHKDLTERLPEINAELANEVKEILDYHKSIRHLRGGEATKQKYRKEDVEKPVRQ, encoded by the coding sequence GTGCACGATTACATCAAAGAGAGAACTATCAAGATTGGCAAGTATATCGTGGAGACAAGAAAGACAGTGCGTGTAATCGCAAAGGAGTTTGGGGTATCAAAGAGTACAGTTCACAAAGATTTGACAGAACGTTTACCAGAAATTAATGCAGAGCTCGCAAATGAAGTGAAAGAAATTCTTGATTATCATAAGTCGATTCGTCACCTAAGGGGCGGGGAAGCGACAAAACAGAAGTACAGAAAAGAAGATGTAGAAAAGCCTGTGCGACAATAA
- a CDS encoding NAD(P)H-dependent glycerol-3-phosphate dehydrogenase — MKQITVIGAGSWGTALSMVLADNGHEVRIWGNKAEQIHEINKKHTNETYLPGIQLSKTIKGYESLEEAMDGIDTVLLVVPTKAIRSVMQQLKDVVKQPITVIHASKGIEPGSFKRISEMIEEEMPKELIESVVVLSGPSHAEEVSLRHPTTVTAASYHLQAAEKTQKLFMNTNFRVYTNRDVLGVELGGALKNIIALGAGISDGLGYGDNAKAALISRGLTEITRLGCEMGANPLTFAGLTGVGDLIVTCTSVHSRNWRAGNLLGKGHNLEEVLENMGMVVEGVRTAEAAYHLAKKMNIEMPITNAIYNVLFNEKNAKEEVDTLMGRTGKGEVSR, encoded by the coding sequence TTGAAACAGATTACAGTCATCGGTGCAGGAAGCTGGGGAACAGCATTATCTATGGTTCTAGCGGACAATGGACATGAAGTAAGGATTTGGGGAAATAAAGCGGAACAAATCCATGAAATTAATAAGAAGCATACGAATGAAACGTATTTACCTGGAATTCAGCTTTCTAAAACTATAAAAGGGTATGAGTCTTTAGAGGAAGCAATGGATGGGATAGATACAGTATTATTAGTTGTCCCAACGAAAGCAATTCGTAGTGTAATGCAACAACTAAAGGACGTCGTAAAACAACCGATAACAGTTATCCATGCGAGTAAAGGAATTGAACCAGGGTCATTTAAACGTATCTCGGAAATGATTGAAGAAGAGATGCCGAAAGAGTTAATAGAAAGTGTTGTTGTTCTTTCAGGACCAAGCCATGCAGAAGAGGTGAGTCTTCGTCACCCTACTACTGTAACCGCTGCGTCATACCATCTACAGGCTGCGGAGAAAACACAGAAACTATTTATGAACACAAATTTCAGGGTTTACACGAATCGAGATGTACTCGGTGTTGAATTAGGCGGAGCGCTAAAAAATATTATTGCCCTTGGTGCGGGGATTTCAGATGGACTTGGTTACGGAGATAATGCGAAAGCAGCTCTAATTTCTCGAGGATTAACTGAAATTACACGTTTGGGTTGTGAGATGGGAGCAAATCCGCTTACTTTTGCAGGTTTAACGGGTGTCGGTGATTTAATTGTGACTTGTACAAGTGTTCATAGTCGAAATTGGCGGGCTGGAAATTTACTTGGAAAAGGTCATAATTTAGAAGAAGTACTAGAAAATATGGGTATGGTAGTAGAAGGTGTTCGTACAGCTGAGGCAGCGTATCATCTAGCTAAAAAAATGAATATTGAAATGCCAATTACGAATGCGATATATAATGTTTTATTTAATGAGAAAAATGCAAAAGAAGAGGTAGACACATTAATGGGAAGAACGGGAAAAGGCGAGGTTTCGCGTTAA
- the tagH gene encoding teichoic acids export ABC transporter ATP-binding subunit TagH, producing MNESVRFHNVTKKYKMHSKNSEKLKDILYPGGFGEDFYALRNLEFEAQKGDVIGIVGVNGSGKSTMSNLIAGITPPTTGSIDIKGKVALIAIAAGLNNQLSGRENIELKCLMMGMSKAQIEKLTPEIIDFADIGKFIDMPVKKYSSGMKSRLGFAISVSINPDVLVIDEALSVGDQTFADKCLNRMNEFKEQGKTIFFVSHSLGQVKKFCTKALWLEYGEIRDYGPIGEVMPKYESFLKEYKAMSKEEQQKFKTEAMEKQAGKGLEAVNNVPEGDPNASNEVMDYVPLLRGKHLHHKRKRINRKYITSLIGFILLITVGGLTYWQKDNIFHSLQAKEPVEKTTRKEKPVKKEENPLADLDVRYVKSAKASVRSIPALEGQVINTMTFGTPFVVKGQKKDEQSGVNWLKTVYDNGVEGWISEEIVSSIPFNQALSYKDVIHKLKQFEGTPQNLEQYLAFLGKGREDVTSILGIPQDQQQLPEGMLTQYKDVDILYNNQSIVKQVNLKNATILKSKLIEQLGNAQLTNENSPLLIYRSNQVDFQFTSNGSTIEQIAAIDMLK from the coding sequence ATGAATGAATCAGTGAGGTTTCATAATGTAACAAAAAAATATAAAATGCATAGCAAAAACTCTGAGAAATTAAAGGATATTCTGTATCCTGGAGGATTTGGTGAAGACTTTTATGCATTAAGAAACTTAGAATTTGAGGCTCAAAAAGGCGATGTTATTGGTATTGTTGGGGTAAATGGTTCTGGAAAATCTACAATGTCTAATTTGATTGCTGGAATTACACCGCCTACAACTGGAAGTATCGACATAAAAGGGAAAGTCGCACTTATTGCAATCGCAGCTGGTCTTAATAATCAATTGTCAGGTAGAGAAAACATTGAGCTTAAATGCTTAATGATGGGAATGAGTAAAGCACAAATTGAAAAGTTAACACCTGAAATTATTGATTTTGCTGATATAGGTAAGTTTATTGATATGCCAGTAAAAAAATATTCTAGCGGGATGAAATCGCGTTTAGGGTTTGCAATTTCCGTTAGTATTAATCCAGATGTACTCGTAATTGATGAAGCTTTATCAGTAGGTGATCAAACATTTGCTGATAAATGTTTAAACCGTATGAATGAATTTAAGGAACAAGGAAAAACAATATTTTTTGTTAGTCATTCTTTAGGACAAGTGAAGAAGTTTTGTACAAAGGCCCTATGGCTTGAATATGGTGAAATTAGAGATTACGGCCCTATTGGGGAAGTAATGCCGAAGTATGAAAGTTTCTTAAAAGAATATAAGGCAATGAGTAAAGAAGAACAACAAAAGTTCAAAACCGAAGCCATGGAGAAGCAGGCGGGAAAAGGACTGGAAGCGGTAAATAATGTTCCAGAAGGTGACCCAAATGCCTCAAACGAAGTCATGGACTATGTCCCTCTACTACGTGGAAAACATTTGCATCATAAGAGAAAACGAATAAATCGTAAGTATATTACAAGTTTAATTGGTTTTATATTACTTATCACTGTGGGTGGACTAACATATTGGCAAAAGGATAATATCTTTCATTCTTTACAAGCGAAAGAACCGGTGGAAAAAACAACTCGTAAAGAAAAGCCTGTAAAAAAAGAGGAAAATCCATTAGCTGATTTAGATGTTCGATACGTAAAGTCTGCAAAGGCCAGTGTAAGGAGTATACCGGCGTTAGAAGGACAAGTAATCAATACGATGACATTTGGAACGCCGTTTGTAGTAAAGGGTCAGAAAAAAGATGAACAATCTGGAGTCAATTGGTTAAAGACTGTTTATGATAATGGTGTAGAAGGTTGGATTAGCGAAGAGATAGTAAGTTCAATTCCATTTAATCAGGCTTTATCTTATAAGGATGTTATTCATAAATTGAAGCAATTTGAGGGAACACCTCAAAATTTAGAACAATATCTTGCTTTTTTAGGCAAGGGTAGAGAGGACGTAACTAGTATACTAGGTATTCCTCAAGATCAACAACAATTACCAGAAGGAATGTTAACTCAATATAAAGATGTTGATATTTTGTATAACAATCAATCAATTGTTAAGCAAGTGAATTTAAAAAATGCGACAATATTGAAGTCAAAATTAATTGAGCAATTAGGCAATGCTCAATTGACGAATGAAAATAGCCCTTTATTAATTTATCGATCTAATCAGGTTGATTTTCAGTTCACTTCTAACGGTTCAACAATTGAGCAAATAGCTGCTATTGATATGTTAAAGTAA
- a CDS encoding CDP-glycerol glycerophosphotransferase family protein yields MTDILVTDYSSIPFEFCLLNKPIIFFAYDLKKYIKKRGIIGDYVSDVPGSVVYTTEEVVQVIADGRFKIDSINNFTLKWNEYSIGDSSKNLVNTLFKEK; encoded by the coding sequence GTGACGGATATATTAGTTACTGATTATTCCTCTATACCATTTGAATTTTGCTTATTAAATAAACCAATCATTTTTTTTGCATATGATTTAAAAAAATATATAAAAAAAAGAGGGATTATTGGTGACTATGTATCTGATGTTCCAGGTTCAGTCGTTTATACAACTGAAGAAGTGGTACAGGTGATAGCAGATGGTAGGTTCAAAATAGATAGTATAAATAATTTTACTTTGAAATGGAATGAGTATTCAATAGGTGACTCAAGTAAGAACCTTGTAAATACGCTTTTTAAAGAGAAATAG
- a CDS encoding rod shape-determining protein — translation MFARDIGIDLGTANVLIHVKGKGIVLNEPSVVAIDRNTGKVLAVGEEARSMVGRTPGNIVAIRPLKDGVIADFEITEAMLKYFINKLDVKSFFSKPRILICCPTNITSVEQKAIREAAERSGGKTVFLEEEPKVAAVGAGMEIFQPSGNMVVDIGGGTTDIAVLSMGDIVTSSSIKMAGDKFDMEILNYIKRKYKLLIGERTSEDIKIKVGTVFPGARSEELEIRGRDMVTGLPRTITVRSEEITEALKENASIIVQAAKGVLERTPPELSADIIDRGVILTGGGALLHGIDMLLAEELKVPVLIAENPMHCVAVGTGIMLENIDKLPRRMLK, via the coding sequence ATGTTTGCGAGAGATATCGGAATTGACCTAGGCACGGCTAACGTTTTAATTCATGTAAAGGGTAAAGGAATCGTTTTAAACGAACCGTCTGTTGTAGCAATTGATCGTAATACTGGAAAAGTATTAGCAGTCGGTGAAGAAGCAAGAAGTATGGTAGGACGTACACCTGGTAATATTGTAGCGATTCGTCCGCTTAAAGATGGTGTAATTGCAGATTTCGAAATTACAGAAGCAATGTTAAAGTATTTCATTAACAAATTGGACGTGAAGAGCTTCTTTTCAAAACCTCGCATTTTAATTTGTTGTCCAACAAATATCACATCTGTAGAACAAAAAGCAATTCGTGAAGCTGCTGAACGCTCAGGTGGTAAAACAGTATTCTTAGAAGAAGAACCAAAAGTAGCCGCTGTCGGTGCTGGTATGGAAATCTTCCAACCGAGCGGAAATATGGTTGTTGATATTGGTGGAGGTACAACAGATATTGCCGTACTTTCAATGGGTGATATTGTTACCTCCTCCTCTATCAAAATGGCTGGGGACAAGTTTGATATGGAGATCTTAAACTATATTAAACGTAAGTACAAGCTATTAATTGGGGAACGTACATCAGAGGATATTAAAATTAAAGTCGGTACAGTATTCCCAGGTGCACGTAGTGAAGAACTTGAAATTCGTGGGCGTGACATGGTAACAGGCTTACCACGTACAATCACAGTACGTTCAGAAGAAATTACAGAAGCATTAAAAGAGAACGCTTCTATTATTGTACAAGCTGCAAAAGGTGTATTAGAACGTACACCACCAGAACTATCTGCAGACATCATTGACCGCGGTGTTATTCTAACAGGTGGAGGCGCATTACTACACGGTATCGACATGCTTCTAGCAGAGGAATTAAAAGTACCAGTACTAATCGCTGAAAATCCAATGCACTGTGTTGCAGTTGGTACAGGCATTATGTTAGAGAATATAGATAAATTACCACGTCGTATGTTGAAGTAA